The following coding sequences are from one Paenibacillus sp. JDR-2 window:
- a CDS encoding 2-isopropylmalate synthase, giving the protein MKKIQIFDTTLRDGEQSPGASIEPERKIIIARQLAKLGVDIIEPGFAISSPGEFAAIQQISRELQNVEICGFARAVKVDIDAAVKATQDAAKRRLHLFISSSDIHLSHQIRKTRSEVVQIARDMISYAKQFVDEIQFAAMDSTRSDRDFVIELVEAAIESGATIINLPDTLGYALPNEMVDLFTSVRQQARGGDKVRYSTHNHNDLGMAVANSLAAVQAGATQVEVTVNGVGERAGNCSLEELAMLIETRKSALEIETNIEQSEIYTTSHMVSRAMHYPIAYNKPIVGRNAFQHESGIHQDGLLKDRSTYEIMDPEAMGISRSMIILGRHSGRHAIKHRLSEYGIAVADNELNDVYDKFKQVADEKKIVTDDELIRIAGEATETQPDPYKLMDLQVLAGSQKSRIASVTIRDGEDGGERSYSGMGEGPLEAVIHCIQQAIPVAAQFEDLELHSLSTGEDAHGEAVVSIVIEGERFRGTSIHKDIIYAAAQAYVAACNQAVMTRRKQVIEENVG; this is encoded by the coding sequence ATGAAAAAAATTCAAATCTTTGATACAACTTTACGCGACGGCGAGCAATCGCCAGGAGCATCGATTGAGCCTGAACGCAAAATCATTATTGCCCGCCAGCTGGCGAAGCTGGGCGTTGATATTATCGAGCCGGGCTTTGCGATCTCCAGCCCAGGCGAGTTTGCGGCTATTCAGCAAATTTCCCGTGAACTGCAAAACGTTGAGATCTGCGGCTTTGCCCGCGCGGTGAAGGTCGATATCGATGCTGCCGTTAAGGCGACGCAGGATGCGGCCAAGCGGCGTCTGCACCTGTTCATCTCTTCCTCGGATATTCATCTGAGCCATCAGATTCGCAAGACACGGTCGGAAGTCGTTCAGATTGCGCGGGATATGATTTCTTATGCGAAGCAGTTTGTTGACGAGATTCAATTTGCCGCAATGGACTCCACCCGTTCGGACCGTGATTTCGTCATTGAGCTGGTAGAAGCGGCAATTGAATCGGGAGCTACGATTATCAATCTGCCTGACACTTTGGGCTATGCGCTGCCAAATGAAATGGTTGATCTGTTCACGTCGGTACGCCAACAAGCGCGAGGCGGAGACAAGGTTCGCTACAGCACGCATAACCATAACGATCTGGGCATGGCGGTCGCGAACAGTCTGGCAGCCGTGCAGGCGGGGGCAACGCAGGTTGAGGTTACCGTAAACGGCGTTGGCGAACGGGCTGGCAACTGCTCGCTGGAGGAGCTGGCGATGTTGATCGAGACGCGCAAATCGGCTCTGGAAATCGAGACGAATATCGAGCAAAGCGAGATTTATACGACTTCTCACATGGTCAGCCGCGCAATGCATTATCCGATCGCCTATAATAAACCGATTGTTGGCCGCAACGCATTCCAGCATGAATCCGGCATTCACCAGGACGGCTTGCTGAAGGACCGCAGCACCTATGAGATTATGGATCCGGAAGCGATGGGGATTTCCCGCAGCATGATTATTCTGGGCCGCCATTCCGGCCGTCATGCGATTAAGCATCGCTTGTCGGAATACGGTATTGCGGTAGCGGACAACGAATTGAACGATGTGTATGACAAATTCAAACAAGTTGCCGACGAGAAAAAGATCGTAACCGATGACGAGCTGATCCGCATCGCCGGTGAGGCGACCGAGACGCAGCCGGATCCATACAAGCTGATGGATCTGCAGGTATTGGCCGGCAGCCAGAAGTCCCGTATCGCTTCGGTTACTATCCGAGACGGAGAAGACGGAGGGGAGCGTTCCTATTCCGGAATGGGCGAAGGACCGTTAGAGGCGGTTATCCACTGTATCCAGCAAGCGATTCCCGTTGCCGCCCAATTCGAGGACTTGGAGCTGCATTCGTTATCGACGGGAGAGGATGCCCATGGCGAAGCGGTTGTGAGCATTGTTATCGAAGGCGAACGCTTCCGCGGCACGTCCATTCACAAGGACATCATTTATGCGGCTGCCCAGGCTTATGTCGCAGCCTGCAATCAGGCTGTTATGACTAGAAGAAAACAGGTCATTGAAGAAAATGTCGGTTAA
- the comX gene encoding competence pheromone ComX, producing the protein MLKDAIRSLAASKEKMSMVMGGQLQLAGVSAAEHKALQDALKNQDEKKGNYTLAVWG; encoded by the coding sequence ATGTTGAAAGATGCTATTCGTTCGCTGGCTGCAAGCAAAGAGAAAATGTCTATGGTGATGGGTGGACAGCTGCAATTGGCTGGCGTATCCGCAGCTGAGCATAAAGCACTCCAAGATGCGCTGAAGAATCAAGACGAGAAAAAAGGCAATTACACGCTGGCTGTTTGGGGCTAA
- a CDS encoding sensor histidine kinase has translation MFIQLYIPLISLILFAGFSSFLYSKRKNDSAALMLMLFFATIGLCYYSSAASYRSDPVGFSIIYFVLPSVPIIFLQFMNQYMKRYNVVFISKAGLIGMLSTFGAVELGMLLYVWTDLVSNGAFVYIRMLYYGTLIIGNFICIYQLVRKYLQYRKTKFNSLFKITLVSHIVAFTPFTAMNLLPLFIGGGQILPAAFTSLFLFVLPIVYFYLLTSNQLFDIDFILTRFKYYTLLSALPALLLTLAIIGVQKGKTDVSWIGYIQIFLTSYVVMTLFLYVKEQIDHKFRPKLFKAMYSYQDSLDRFSRKVATVMKRADLEAVLKQEISDLLPVNRIDFVLVDQADGSVHKLGESDEEKGTSLFLLQVAESLQVGEMVELPHGIGLVIGRQRSKYHVVWIGSKTNHTRFNSDELRWLKTLANYSSIVFENLYLIEGLIEDLESEVRKEQTTAPWVLRLLFCLSENERRKLAADLHDSALQDQLIWYRKLEGLMNDYPISDNLSDELNEIKEGLLDVIHQIRETCNELRPPLLKEMGVIEAVESIVEHSQMRDNFAVDFRPKPFAHPLNEEQITAIYRIVQELLRNAAKHAQANRVTLELEQRKGRIYFRYKDDGIGMDVDYMKASFEHMGLSGIKERVASLEGEITFRSRRGSGLEVVINLPETMTTGRSERGLLRDSYLIS, from the coding sequence TTGTTCATTCAGCTGTACATACCGCTTATTTCGCTGATCCTGTTCGCAGGGTTTTCTTCTTTTCTGTATTCGAAAAGGAAAAATGACAGCGCAGCATTAATGCTTATGCTGTTTTTTGCCACGATCGGGCTATGCTATTACTCCTCGGCGGCATCCTATCGGAGCGATCCCGTCGGATTTTCGATTATATATTTCGTACTCCCGTCTGTACCGATCATTTTCCTGCAGTTTATGAATCAGTACATGAAGCGGTATAATGTCGTCTTCATCAGCAAAGCCGGATTAATCGGAATGCTGAGCACGTTTGGCGCGGTCGAGCTTGGCATGCTGCTGTATGTCTGGACGGATCTTGTGTCGAACGGTGCGTTTGTATACATACGGATGTTGTATTACGGTACCTTGATTATCGGAAATTTCATCTGCATCTATCAGCTCGTCAGAAAGTATTTGCAGTACCGCAAGACGAAGTTTAATTCGCTTTTCAAAATTACGCTGGTGTCGCATATCGTTGCGTTTACACCATTTACGGCAATGAACCTGCTGCCGCTCTTTATCGGCGGAGGACAGATTTTACCGGCTGCCTTTACTTCTTTGTTTTTGTTTGTGCTGCCGATCGTTTATTTCTATCTGCTAACATCCAATCAGCTCTTTGACATTGACTTCATCCTGACAAGGTTTAAATATTATACGCTTCTGTCCGCCCTGCCGGCTCTCTTGCTGACGCTTGCGATCATCGGAGTGCAGAAAGGAAAGACTGACGTATCCTGGATTGGTTACATTCAAATATTCCTGACGTCTTATGTTGTGATGACTCTTTTCTTGTATGTGAAGGAGCAGATCGATCATAAGTTCCGTCCGAAGCTATTCAAAGCCATGTACAGCTATCAGGACAGTCTGGACCGTTTCTCGCGCAAGGTTGCAACCGTGATGAAGAGAGCGGATTTGGAGGCTGTGCTGAAGCAAGAGATCAGCGATCTGCTTCCGGTTAACCGGATTGATTTTGTCCTAGTGGATCAAGCAGACGGCTCCGTGCACAAGCTGGGTGAATCCGACGAGGAGAAAGGAACGTCCTTGTTCCTGCTTCAGGTTGCGGAATCGCTGCAGGTTGGCGAAATGGTGGAACTGCCGCATGGCATCGGTCTTGTAATCGGCCGCCAGCGTTCCAAATACCATGTCGTGTGGATTGGTTCGAAGACGAACCATACCCGGTTCAACTCGGACGAGCTTCGCTGGTTGAAGACGCTCGCGAATTATTCCAGTATTGTCTTTGAGAATCTCTACCTGATCGAAGGTCTGATTGAGGACCTGGAATCGGAAGTTCGCAAGGAGCAGACTACCGCTCCCTGGGTTCTGCGGTTGTTGTTCTGTCTGTCGGAGAACGAACGAAGAAAGCTGGCTGCCGATCTTCATGACTCCGCGCTGCAGGACCAGTTAATCTGGTACCGCAAGCTGGAGGGATTAATGAACGATTATCCTATCTCGGACAATCTTAGCGATGAGCTGAACGAGATCAAGGAGGGCCTGCTGGATGTTATTCACCAGATCCGGGAGACCTGCAATGAGCTGCGGCCGCCTCTATTGAAAGAGATGGGCGTAATCGAAGCCGTTGAATCTATAGTCGAGCACTCGCAGATGCGCGATAATTTCGCCGTTGATTTCAGACCGAAGCCATTCGCCCATCCGCTTAACGAAGAGCAGATTACAGCCATTTACCGTATCGTACAGGAATTGCTCAGGAACGCTGCCAAGCATGCGCAGGCGAACCGGGTCACTCTGGAGCTTGAACAGCGTAAAGGAAGAATCTACTTCCGCTACAAGGACGACGGTATCGGGATGGATGTTGATTATATGAAAGCATCCTTTGAGCATATGGGGCTGTCCGGCATTAAAGAGCGGGTAGCGAGTCTTGAAGGAGAAATTACGTTCCGGTCGAGGCGCGGAAGCGGGCTGGAGGTTGTAATCAACTTGCCGGAGACAATGACGACCGGTCGTTCGGAAAGGGGATTATTGCGTGATTCGTATCTTATTAGTTGA
- a CDS encoding PDZ domain-containing protein: MFRPTLRISAPLFLITFLVILLYLTLTIIKEPFIGVELVEGSKGDYFVKALEPAGQAISKGILVGDKILSVNDAPAGQYSNVKKFFSIEKSDSVLVEHSNKDQQLIEFNRGWYGIIPVGNCSFSCTYRLFR, translated from the coding sequence ATGTTTAGACCAACTCTTAGAATTTCAGCACCTCTCTTCCTGATTACGTTTCTCGTCATTTTGCTCTATTTGACCCTTACGATCATCAAGGAGCCTTTTATAGGCGTCGAATTAGTGGAAGGTTCAAAGGGAGATTATTTCGTGAAAGCTCTCGAGCCTGCCGGACAAGCAATTAGCAAAGGCATCTTGGTCGGCGATAAAATCCTTTCCGTGAACGACGCGCCGGCAGGTCAATATAGTAATGTGAAGAAGTTCTTTTCCATTGAAAAATCAGATTCCGTGCTGGTCGAGCATAGTAATAAGGATCAGCAGTTAATAGAGTTTAACCGGGGCTGGTATGGGATCATTCCAGTTGGGAATTGTTCATTCAGCTGTACATACCGCTTATTTCGCTGA
- a CDS encoding ABC transporter ATP-binding protein: protein MNLETVIQVSSIRKCYGPYNALNEVSFEVNRGELFGIIGTSGAGKTTLLEMLMGLRRPDQGTIEVLGMDAIMEAKQLKEYIGMHMYSNSLVDNLTVREALELFQSFYIKQNDIDRIIADLELEPYVNKPVKRLSGGWQQRIALAFALVNDPEIIFLDEPTTGLDKQARADYWALLMKLKSQGKTIVMASHDMGEMQRNCDRIAVLRKGDIVRCDSPQQLISQIPEGCFSMEGVYVHFAYAGM from the coding sequence GTGAACTTAGAGACGGTCATTCAAGTAAGCTCGATTCGCAAATGTTATGGTCCGTACAACGCTTTAAATGAAGTCTCCTTTGAAGTGAACAGAGGCGAGCTGTTTGGCATTATCGGGACAAGCGGGGCAGGCAAAACAACCCTGCTGGAGATGCTCATGGGACTTCGCCGACCTGATCAGGGAACGATTGAAGTACTCGGCATGGATGCCATTATGGAAGCCAAGCAGCTGAAGGAATATATCGGAATGCATATGTACAGCAACTCGCTCGTAGACAATCTAACGGTTCGTGAAGCGCTGGAATTGTTCCAATCGTTTTACATCAAACAAAATGACATCGATCGGATTATTGCGGATCTGGAGCTGGAGCCGTACGTAAACAAGCCGGTGAAACGGCTGTCCGGCGGCTGGCAGCAGCGCATCGCGCTTGCTTTCGCGCTGGTGAACGATCCTGAAATCATATTCCTCGATGAGCCGACAACCGGGCTTGATAAGCAGGCGAGGGCGGATTACTGGGCTCTGCTTATGAAGTTGAAGAGTCAAGGCAAAACGATCGTTATGGCATCCCATGACATGGGAGAAATGCAGCGGAATTGCGATCGCATTGCGGTGCTGCGCAAAGGGGATATCGTCAGATGCGATTCTCCGCAGCAGCTCATCTCCCAAATTCCAGAAGGCTGTTTTTCGATGGAAGGCGTATACGTTCATTTCGCTTACGCGGGAATGTAG
- the tsaD gene encoding tRNA (adenosine(37)-N6)-threonylcarbamoyltransferase complex transferase subunit TsaD encodes MVSTTNQDAVILAIETSCDETSVAVVRGGKHILSNVISSQIEVHKQFGGVVPEIASRKHVEVITLMIEQAIEESGLTLRDISAVAVTQGPGLVGALLVGIVAAKSLAMALDVPFIGTHHIAGHIYANQLVHELEYPCMALVVSGGHTELVLLESEGSFRMIGRTRDDAVGEAYDKVARALKFPYPGGPHIDRLASEAEAVIELPRAWLEPDSYDFSFSGLKSAVLAVINQTNMKGETLDAGALARGFQESVTEVLVEKALRAVRAFGAKQLLLCGGVAANKGLRAALASRCDKDGVPLLVPPHKLCTDNAAMIGAAAFLKWQKGEFTSLDMKAEPNFSLEGWAKPSV; translated from the coding sequence ATGGTGAGTACAACAAATCAGGATGCCGTAATACTGGCGATCGAAACAAGCTGTGACGAAACTTCGGTCGCTGTCGTACGCGGCGGTAAACATATATTATCCAATGTCATCTCGAGCCAGATCGAGGTTCATAAACAATTCGGCGGTGTTGTCCCCGAGATCGCATCGCGCAAGCATGTCGAAGTCATTACTCTTATGATTGAGCAGGCTATAGAGGAGTCCGGTCTTACGCTGCGGGATATCTCAGCGGTAGCCGTCACGCAGGGCCCGGGGCTTGTTGGTGCTTTGCTGGTTGGGATCGTTGCGGCTAAAAGCCTCGCGATGGCGCTGGACGTGCCTTTTATCGGGACGCATCATATTGCCGGGCATATTTATGCCAATCAGCTTGTCCATGAGCTGGAATACCCGTGTATGGCGCTTGTTGTTTCCGGCGGTCATACGGAGCTTGTTCTGCTGGAGAGCGAAGGCAGCTTCCGCATGATTGGCCGCACGCGTGACGATGCGGTTGGCGAGGCATACGACAAAGTAGCCAGAGCTTTGAAATTTCCTTATCCCGGCGGGCCTCATATCGATAGGCTTGCTTCGGAAGCGGAGGCTGTCATTGAGCTGCCTCGCGCATGGCTGGAGCCGGATTCCTATGATTTCAGCTTCAGCGGCTTGAAGTCTGCCGTCCTTGCCGTTATCAATCAGACGAACATGAAAGGCGAGACGCTGGATGCCGGTGCTCTTGCCCGCGGATTCCAGGAGTCGGTGACCGAAGTGCTCGTCGAAAAAGCGCTTCGCGCCGTCCGCGCTTTTGGCGCCAAGCAGCTGCTCTTATGCGGCGGCGTAGCGGCGAATAAAGGCCTGCGCGCAGCACTTGCTTCGCGCTGCGACAAGGATGGAGTGCCGCTCTTGGTTCCGCCGCACAAGCTGTGCACGGACAATGCGGCCATGATTGGCGCCGCGGCCTTTTTGAAATGGCAGAAGGGCGAATTCACTTCGCTGGATATGAAGGCGGAGCCTAATTTCTCGCTGGAGGGCTGGGCCAAGCCGTCGGTCTAA
- a CDS encoding response regulator — protein MIRILLVDDHPSVGEGTKTMIEQDPEMKVTVVLSAMEALDAVNHDPFDIILCDLNMPGISGLELTKRLIQQDPDRRVLIYTGYEISTHYNLLIECGVSGFISKTVSREQLHNNIRCAMRGEAVIPITLLKQLRRNEVKITRAEKAIEEVSINERDQDILQEVASGSSNKDIAAKLHMSQRTVEYNLTRIFEKLSVRSRSEAIVEAKRLGLIRMEQFLT, from the coding sequence GTGATTCGTATCTTATTAGTTGATGATCATCCTTCCGTTGGCGAAGGAACCAAAACCATGATCGAACAGGATCCTGAAATGAAGGTAACGGTGGTGCTGTCCGCAATGGAAGCGCTCGATGCCGTCAATCATGACCCCTTTGATATTATATTGTGTGACCTGAATATGCCCGGAATAAGCGGTCTTGAGCTCACGAAACGACTTATTCAGCAAGATCCCGACCGCCGGGTGCTTATCTATACCGGCTATGAGATCAGCACCCATTACAACCTGCTGATTGAATGCGGAGTTTCGGGATTTATTTCCAAGACGGTGTCACGGGAGCAGCTTCATAACAACATCCGCTGCGCGATGCGAGGGGAAGCGGTTATTCCGATTACCCTGCTGAAGCAGCTGCGGCGTAATGAAGTGAAGATTACCCGTGCGGAGAAAGCTATCGAAGAGGTCTCGATTAATGAACGGGACCAGGATATTTTGCAGGAAGTGGCGAGCGGCAGCAGCAATAAGGATATCGCTGCCAAGCTTCATATGAGCCAACGGACGGTAGAGTACAATTTAACCCGCATTTTCGAGAAGCTGAGCGTGCGCTCAAGATCCGAAGCGATTGTAGAGGCCAAACGGCTTGGACTTATTCGCATGGAGCAATTTTTAACCTAA
- a CDS encoding polyprenyl synthetase family protein: protein MEELVPIIGQEMLRISDKYFITEPLRGHARAFIREKQAESMRFGLLTVLHYRMFGGDSGQIYRAAAAVELFILASDILDDLQDGDAPHQAWSQVPPAAAMQAAASFMVLSQQAVLELEFDQVLLLRVARMMNGQLLKAANGQMLDLMNAVTDEDSYLAMVQHKSAALIVFACMTGVMLAGREWHPVVAEYAEEVGMAAQIKNDIKDLLRWDDKNDFILRKKTLLTLFLLEESAEEDQWILDYFEGRLQSEDVADKQQMLEEACERTGAALYGSVRMRMHFNRFRELLDEVPETSSAKDKLLEIFSS, encoded by the coding sequence ATGGAAGAACTAGTGCCTATAATCGGGCAGGAGATGCTGCGGATTTCCGATAAGTATTTCATTACGGAGCCGCTTCGCGGACATGCCCGCGCTTTTATACGGGAAAAGCAGGCCGAATCGATGAGATTCGGTCTTTTGACCGTGCTTCATTACCGGATGTTCGGAGGAGATTCGGGGCAGATCTATCGAGCGGCTGCTGCTGTGGAACTGTTTATTCTCGCATCGGATATTCTGGATGATTTGCAGGACGGGGACGCGCCGCATCAAGCTTGGTCCCAGGTACCGCCGGCGGCTGCGATGCAGGCGGCGGCCTCCTTCATGGTGCTTTCGCAGCAGGCTGTGCTGGAGCTGGAGTTCGATCAAGTCTTGCTGCTTCGGGTTGCCCGGATGATGAACGGACAATTGCTGAAGGCGGCAAACGGGCAGATGCTGGATTTGATGAACGCCGTGACGGACGAGGATTCCTATCTCGCCATGGTTCAGCATAAATCGGCGGCGCTCATCGTATTCGCCTGTATGACAGGGGTCATGCTTGCAGGCCGGGAATGGCATCCCGTCGTTGCGGAATATGCCGAAGAAGTAGGAATGGCGGCCCAAATAAAAAATGATATTAAGGACCTGCTTCGCTGGGACGACAAGAACGATTTTATTTTGCGCAAAAAGACCCTTCTTACCTTGTTCCTTTTGGAGGAATCGGCTGAAGAGGATCAATGGATTTTGGACTATTTCGAAGGCAGGCTGCAGTCGGAAGATGTCGCAGACAAGCAGCAAATGCTGGAAGAAGCATGTGAGCGGACGGGGGCGGCATTATATGGCTCTGTGCGCATGAGGATGCATTTTAACCGGTTCCGGGAACTGCTTGACGAGGTACCGGAGACCTCTTCGGCTAAGGACAAGCTCCTAGAGATTTTCTCCAGCTAG
- the tsaE gene encoding tRNA (adenosine(37)-N6)-threonylcarbamoyltransferase complex ATPase subunit type 1 TsaE: MTIKGQVVFTVRSEQETALLAQRIAGLVKPGTVLALDGDLGAGKTTFSQKFAKAIGVTDIVNSPTFTIIKEYEGASMPFYHMDVYRLSLEEADELGLDDYFFGDGVTIVEWASLIEELLPPERLEMYIAHEGGEERQFRISGIGEPYASWSEAFSKEMGAGNNDD; the protein is encoded by the coding sequence ATGACGATCAAAGGACAAGTTGTGTTTACCGTTCGGAGCGAGCAGGAAACGGCCTTGCTTGCACAGCGGATTGCCGGCCTTGTGAAACCGGGCACGGTGCTTGCATTGGACGGAGACCTTGGGGCCGGAAAGACAACCTTTTCGCAAAAATTCGCAAAAGCGATTGGGGTAACGGATATTGTAAACAGTCCGACGTTTACGATTATTAAAGAATACGAGGGGGCCTCCATGCCCTTTTATCATATGGATGTGTACCGTCTGTCTCTGGAAGAGGCCGACGAGCTGGGGCTGGACGATTATTTCTTCGGCGACGGGGTTACGATTGTGGAATGGGCAAGCCTGATTGAAGAGCTGCTGCCGCCGGAGCGTCTGGAAATGTATATTGCGCACGAAGGCGGCGAGGAGCGCCAGTTCCGGATCTCCGGAATCGGCGAGCCGTATGCCTCTTGGAGCGAGGCTTTTTCGAAAGAGATGGGAGCAGGGAATAACGATGACTGA
- the tsaB gene encoding tRNA (adenosine(37)-N6)-threonylcarbamoyltransferase complex dimerization subunit type 1 TsaB, with the protein MTERNVGPVLAFDTSTAAFAAAILDKGRILGDMQSLAERNHSVHVITHIKQLMEQCGVASKDVGAIAVGSGPGSYTGMRIAVAAAKTLAWVWDKPLVSVSSLEAIAYGGWHHAAGVQLGAASASGAGTGEDWILPIMDARRGQVYTGGYAMSAGGEWSGFAADGVRLMHDWVDRIAGEAALRQGQVKRIWVIGDLALHREEAERLQALCGENKSGADVQLLSYELEGRALAWLGRGRLLKGEIADTHGLTPNYTQLAEAEVNLRAKQQGEAKS; encoded by the coding sequence ATGACTGAACGTAATGTTGGACCGGTATTAGCGTTTGATACTTCAACCGCTGCTTTTGCCGCAGCGATCTTGGATAAAGGCCGTATTCTGGGGGACATGCAGTCGCTGGCGGAAAGAAATCATTCCGTGCACGTCATTACCCATATTAAGCAGTTGATGGAGCAATGCGGCGTAGCGTCAAAGGATGTAGGCGCTATTGCGGTTGGCAGCGGGCCGGGGTCTTATACGGGGATGAGGATCGCGGTTGCGGCAGCAAAAACGCTCGCTTGGGTATGGGACAAGCCTTTGGTCAGCGTATCCAGCCTTGAGGCGATTGCCTATGGAGGCTGGCATCATGCGGCTGGCGTTCAGCTTGGAGCGGCTTCGGCTTCTGGAGCCGGCACAGGCGAAGACTGGATTCTTCCGATTATGGATGCCCGGCGCGGACAAGTCTATACGGGCGGCTATGCGATGTCCGCAGGCGGCGAGTGGAGCGGCTTTGCGGCCGACGGCGTAAGACTTATGCATGACTGGGTGGATCGTATTGCGGGGGAAGCGGCACTGCGGCAGGGACAAGTAAAACGTATTTGGGTTATTGGCGATCTGGCCCTGCACCGGGAAGAAGCGGAACGGCTTCAGGCTTTATGCGGGGAAAATAAGTCCGGAGCGGATGTGCAGCTGCTGTCCTATGAACTGGAAGGCCGCGCGCTAGCTTGGCTTGGACGTGGGCGACTGCTTAAAGGCGAGATTGCGGACACGCATGGATTGACGCCTAACTATACCCAGCTGGCAGAGGCGGAAGTAAATCTTCGCGCCAAGCAGCAGGGGGAGGCGAAGTCCTGA
- the rimI gene encoding ribosomal protein S18-alanine N-acetyltransferase has product MLSDLVFRSMTMADIPFIVDIEHEAFATPWTPEAFKNELTSNMFARYMVMEHNGQIIGYGGMWVIVDEAHVTNIAVRADHRGQGLGERLLTELQRTAAFFGANKMTLEVRVSNEIAQSLYRKLGFKPSGIRPAYYSDNNEDALIMWADLYSYQPATEEQEW; this is encoded by the coding sequence ATGCTGTCCGATCTTGTTTTTCGTTCCATGACGATGGCGGATATCCCGTTTATCGTTGATATTGAGCATGAGGCGTTTGCCACTCCGTGGACACCGGAAGCGTTCAAAAACGAGCTGACGAGCAATATGTTTGCGCGTTATATGGTGATGGAGCATAACGGCCAAATTATCGGCTACGGCGGGATGTGGGTAATAGTGGATGAAGCGCATGTCACTAACATTGCCGTACGTGCCGATCATAGAGGTCAAGGGCTTGGAGAACGGCTTTTAACCGAGCTGCAGCGGACGGCTGCTTTTTTTGGCGCGAACAAAATGACGCTGGAAGTACGCGTGTCCAACGAGATTGCGCAGAGCTTGTACCGGAAGCTGGGCTTTAAACCTTCCGGCATCCGTCCGGCTTATTATTCCGATAATAACGAGGACGCGTTAATTATGTGGGCGGATCTCTATTCCTATCAGCCTGCAACAGAGGAGCAAGAATGGTGA